A single window of Synechococcus sp. CBW1004 DNA harbors:
- a CDS encoding 2-oxoisovalerate dehydrogenase, with the protein MNEILFVVEEADDGSYRASAVGAAIHTEADSLEELHREIRDAVHCHFEDGAAPPLIRLHHVRQELLAL; encoded by the coding sequence ATGAACGAGATCCTGTTTGTTGTGGAGGAAGCCGACGACGGCTCCTATAGGGCCAGCGCAGTAGGCGCCGCCATCCACACCGAGGCCGACAGCCTGGAAGAGCTGCACCGTGAGATCCGCGATGCGGTCCACTGCCACTTTGAAGACGGAGCAGCCCCGCCCCTGATCAGGCTCCACCACGTCCGCCAGGAACTGCTGGCCCTGTGA
- a CDS encoding DUF6444 domain-containing protein, protein MTTPPAGISEADWASTPVGVRAGFLEVLAQLQRQQQENDQLRAQLTDLATELASLRERIGRNSRNSSKPPSSDGTGFKPPTRCKGTGRKRGGQQGHPGAGPELLPIARVDEVLEHHPDACRRCGTLLQGAS, encoded by the coding sequence ATGACCACCCCTCCGGCCGGGATTTCAGAAGCGGACTGGGCTTCCACTCCGGTGGGCGTGAGGGCTGGCTTCCTTGAGGTTCTTGCACAGCTCCAGAGACAACAGCAGGAGAACGACCAGCTCCGAGCGCAGCTCACCGACCTGGCGACGGAACTGGCCAGCCTGCGCGAGCGGATCGGCCGCAACTCCCGCAACTCCTCCAAGCCGCCCTCCAGTGACGGCACGGGTTTTAAGCCGCCCACCCGCTGCAAAGGCACTGGTCGCAAGCGGGGTGGTCAGCAGGGGCACCCGGGAGCAGGGCCGGAGCTGCTGCCGATCGCGCGTGTGGATGAGGTGCTCGAGCACCACCCGGACGCCTGCCGCCGCTGCGGCACCCTGCTACAGGGGGCTTCCTGA
- a CDS encoding IS5 family transposase: MYRREHRYQLSFENFFLPFGGKLSGDNRWIKLAELIPWDELEDDYAAQFCKGFGAPAKPFRMALGALIIKARLGLTDEELVEQIKENPYLQFFIGLEAFQSSAPFDPSMMVYFRKRLPEAIVNDCNERIVRHGLKMIRSSDPQGPADDDSSGGSTSPPDQPKPSSQKQPNQGSLLIDATCAPVDIRHPTDLSLLNEAREMTEILIDAMHPHVRERFGHKPRTHRKKARRQFLAVAKKKKPRISKIRKAIKQQLGHLKRNLASVDALIACGGCLLAAGRHIYRKLLVISELVRQQTILYHADSRSIPDRIVSLCQAHIRPIVRGKARCNVEFGAKISISVTGEGFTFLDRLSYDPYNEGEDLKGQAISYWRRHGHYPKVICADQIYRTRSNRAFCQRHGIRLSGPRLGRPKNDPELVAAEKQQFIDDQRQRNAVEGKIGQGKRRFGLGLIREKLAVTQGSTIALNILVMNLEKLLELLFVLFASWLQLLLCNQPGKGSPFVCVSTHLSPT, from the coding sequence ATGTATCGGCGTGAGCATCGTTATCAGCTCTCGTTCGAAAACTTCTTCCTGCCGTTTGGCGGCAAACTCTCCGGTGATAATCGGTGGATCAAGCTGGCTGAGCTCATTCCGTGGGATGAACTGGAGGACGACTACGCGGCGCAATTCTGTAAGGGCTTTGGAGCACCGGCAAAACCCTTTCGCATGGCACTGGGTGCCTTGATCATCAAGGCCCGTCTCGGGCTCACGGATGAAGAACTGGTGGAGCAGATCAAGGAAAACCCCTATCTCCAGTTTTTCATTGGCTTGGAAGCGTTCCAGTCTTCGGCGCCGTTTGATCCATCGATGATGGTGTATTTCCGCAAGCGCTTGCCAGAAGCGATTGTGAATGACTGCAATGAACGGATTGTGCGCCACGGCCTGAAAATGATTCGCTCATCAGATCCCCAGGGCCCAGCGGATGACGACAGCAGTGGCGGATCGACCAGTCCTCCCGACCAACCAAAGCCATCCTCGCAGAAGCAGCCGAATCAGGGTTCACTCTTGATCGATGCCACCTGTGCGCCGGTGGATATCCGTCATCCCACCGATCTATCCCTGCTCAATGAAGCCAGGGAGATGACTGAGATCCTGATTGATGCGATGCATCCCCACGTCAGGGAACGCTTTGGCCACAAGCCGCGTACACACCGCAAAAAGGCGAGGCGGCAGTTTCTTGCAGTGGCCAAAAAGAAGAAGCCAAGGATCAGCAAGATCCGCAAAGCGATCAAACAGCAGCTTGGTCACCTCAAGCGGAATCTGGCAAGCGTTGACGCCCTGATCGCCTGTGGTGGCTGCCTTCTGGCCGCCGGACGGCATATCTACCGGAAGTTGCTGGTGATCAGCGAGCTGGTCCGCCAGCAGACCATTCTCTATCACGCAGACAGCAGAAGTATCCCAGATCGCATCGTCAGCCTCTGCCAGGCACATATCAGGCCGATTGTCCGCGGGAAAGCTCGTTGCAATGTTGAGTTCGGAGCCAAGATCTCAATCTCTGTCACCGGCGAGGGATTCACCTTCCTCGATCGCCTGAGTTATGACCCCTACAACGAAGGAGAAGACCTCAAGGGTCAAGCGATTTCCTATTGGCGTCGCCATGGTCACTATCCGAAGGTGATTTGTGCTGACCAGATCTACCGCACAAGATCGAACCGTGCTTTCTGCCAGCGCCATGGAATCCGTTTGAGTGGCCCGCGACTTGGACGGCCGAAGAACGATCCTGAATTGGTGGCTGCCGAGAAGCAGCAGTTCATCGATGACCAGCGCCAAAGGAATGCCGTTGAAGGCAAGATCGGCCAAGGCAAGAGGCGTTTTGGACTGGGCCTGATACGTGAGAAGCTCGCTGTGACCCAGGGTTCAACCATCGCACTCAATATTCTGGTGATGAACCTCGAGAAGCTGCTGGAGCTTCTTTTTGTTCTTTTTGCGTCCTGGCTGCAACTTCTCCTGTGCAATCAACCAGGCAAGGGGTCACCATTCGTGTGTGTGAGCACTCATCTCAGCCCCACATGA
- a CDS encoding IS5 family transposase, which translates to MRLAADGGPLQLGFTDYEQTYAKKKTRRQRFLDEMEATVPWDPFLALISPVYHRPSAKGGRPPFPLEVMLRIHLLQQWFTLSDPLMEEMLIETPCFRRFAGIDMVEDRIPDETTILNFRHLLEENRIAEQILETVNQSLREKGVMLKEGTILDATIINAPSSTKNKTGERDPEMHSVAKGNQWFFGMRCHIGVDAASGLVHSVVSTAANVHELNTAPDRGHGEERMIYGDSGHIGIEKREAFKDCEAEMRIAMKPGQRRVLPDTPEGRLLDLMEAAKAHVRAKVEHPFRIIKCQFGFRKVFYRGIRKNNLKLTMLFALANLWMVRERCPSTA; encoded by the coding sequence ATGAGACTGGCAGCGGATGGCGGCCCCCTCCAGTTGGGTTTCACGGACTACGAGCAGACCTACGCCAAGAAGAAAACGCGCCGGCAGCGCTTCCTCGATGAGATGGAAGCCACAGTGCCCTGGGATCCTTTCCTGGCCTTGATTTCGCCTGTGTACCACAGGCCTTCTGCCAAGGGCGGGCGCCCACCGTTTCCGCTGGAGGTGATGCTGCGCATCCACCTGCTGCAGCAGTGGTTCACGCTTTCCGATCCCTTGATGGAGGAGATGCTGATCGAGACCCCCTGCTTCCGCCGCTTTGCTGGGATCGACATGGTTGAGGACCGGATCCCTGACGAGACGACGATCCTGAACTTCCGCCACCTCCTGGAAGAGAATCGGATAGCAGAGCAGATCCTGGAGACGGTGAACCAGAGCCTGCGGGAGAAGGGCGTGATGCTTAAGGAGGGTACGATCCTCGATGCCACAATCATCAACGCTCCCAGTTCAACCAAGAACAAGACGGGCGAGCGGGATCCTGAAATGCACTCGGTGGCCAAAGGCAACCAGTGGTTCTTTGGGATGCGGTGCCACATCGGTGTGGATGCAGCCTCGGGTCTGGTCCATTCCGTGGTGAGCACGGCTGCCAACGTCCATGAGCTGAACACGGCACCCGATCGCGGCCATGGCGAGGAACGCATGATCTACGGCGACTCTGGCCACATCGGCATCGAAAAGCGTGAGGCGTTCAAGGACTGCGAAGCAGAGATGCGCATCGCCATGAAGCCCGGACAGCGCCGAGTTCTACCGGACACCCCAGAGGGAAGACTGCTGGATCTGATGGAGGCGGCGAAAGCACATGTCAGGGCAAAGGTGGAGCATCCATTTCGGATCATCAAGTGCCAGTTTGGATTTCGGAAGGTCTTCTACCGAGGCATCCGCAAGAACAACCTCAAGCTGACGATGCTGTTTGCCCTCGCCAATCTCTGGATGGTGCGCGAACGTTGTCCTTCTACAGCGTAA
- a CDS encoding DNA methyltransferase: MQGQFSEPRPLKPAALQSIWLFQESLLNDLGPAASFIAAGFNLKFDVQQFEQEAWRILDEVEHQLGWMYEVLHTDGNSRGRLNYMVWSEIFSCSECSGEINFVSEALESETGKARDSFPCPHCGFQLNKDRLERCFVTKLDPVTQEPWKRIDLRPVFINYSIGRISYERPVTKDDLDILAQIYKLPYPHEVPSLIFPVENMYHGSRIEPKGFKSAHHFYFSRTAHALGMLWRLASEVSEKNASLARALKFWLDSHFVNLSIENRYRPGVSYPYNLLSGVYYVSSMICEADYLKAYANKLKRISSAFSQCSAFSSSNAAITTGDCASLSVPNESIDYIFTDPPFGANIFYADLNLLVESWHGVISDSANEAIVDSAKKKGVNEYQNLMRHCFSEYSRVLKPGRWMTVVFSNSSNSIWRAIQEAMGASGFVVADVRTLDKQQGSYRQVTSTAVKQDLVISAYKPTKELQRQFDIGESSAESAWAFAREHLHNAPRFVGNANVIEIVAERTPQMLLRNP, from the coding sequence TTGCAAGGCCAGTTTAGCGAGCCTCGACCGCTGAAACCAGCTGCGCTGCAGTCGATCTGGCTTTTTCAGGAGTCCCTGCTTAATGACCTGGGGCCGGCGGCCTCATTCATAGCAGCCGGTTTTAACCTGAAATTTGACGTACAGCAGTTCGAACAGGAGGCCTGGCGCATTCTTGATGAAGTGGAGCACCAGCTCGGATGGATGTACGAGGTGCTTCACACAGACGGCAACAGCAGAGGTCGGTTGAACTATATGGTCTGGAGTGAGATATTTTCATGCTCTGAATGCTCTGGTGAAATTAACTTTGTAAGCGAAGCACTTGAATCCGAGACTGGGAAGGCTCGGGACTCGTTTCCGTGCCCACATTGCGGCTTTCAACTTAACAAAGACAGGCTTGAGCGTTGTTTCGTCACCAAGCTTGATCCTGTCACGCAAGAGCCATGGAAGCGAATTGACCTTCGTCCAGTCTTTATAAACTATAGCATTGGCAGAATTTCCTATGAGCGCCCTGTTACCAAGGATGATCTGGATATCTTGGCTCAAATCTACAAGTTGCCATACCCACACGAAGTGCCCAGCTTGATTTTTCCTGTTGAGAACATGTATCACGGCTCCCGAATAGAGCCAAAGGGATTTAAGAGTGCGCACCATTTCTACTTTTCTCGAACAGCGCATGCGCTTGGAATGCTATGGCGACTAGCCAGCGAAGTCAGCGAAAAGAATGCCTCGCTAGCTCGCGCACTGAAATTCTGGCTGGATAGCCACTTTGTAAATCTTTCGATCGAGAATCGCTACAGACCCGGCGTATCGTATCCGTATAATCTCCTGTCAGGAGTCTACTATGTATCGTCAATGATATGCGAGGCTGACTACCTTAAAGCATACGCCAATAAGCTAAAGCGCATCTCTAGTGCTTTTTCTCAGTGTTCAGCTTTCTCGAGCAGCAATGCAGCGATTACCACCGGTGATTGTGCCAGCCTTTCGGTCCCTAATGAATCTATCGACTACATCTTTACGGACCCACCCTTTGGTGCTAACATCTTTTACGCAGATCTTAATCTTCTCGTGGAGTCATGGCATGGCGTGATTAGCGACTCTGCGAACGAAGCGATTGTTGATTCAGCCAAGAAGAAGGGGGTGAACGAATATCAGAATCTAATGCGCCACTGTTTTTCTGAGTACAGTCGGGTATTGAAGCCTGGCCGTTGGATGACTGTTGTCTTCAGCAATTCCAGCAACAGCATCTGGCGTGCTATCCAAGAGGCAATGGGTGCGTCAGGATTCGTCGTTGCCGATGTCCGAACCCTGGACAAACAGCAGGGCTCGTATCGACAGGTGACCAGTACCGCAGTAAAGCAAGACTTGGTAATCTCGGCTTACAAGCCAACAAAGGAGTTGCAAAGACAATTTGATATCGGTGAATCCTCTGCAGAAAGCGCATGGGCGTTTGCGCGTGAACACCTTCACAATGCCCCTCGATTTGTAGGCAATGCAAATGTTATTGAAATCGTGGCCGAAAGAACACCCCAAATGCTGCTAAGGAACCCCTGA
- a CDS encoding AlpA family transcriptional regulator has protein sequence MKSGSAAKPLAWLGNSSREQGLNPTLTGRPSDPLPVGSWLFIPKRRAAANADTSTTTLPSGFYTPETLAAYLGVSTSTIYSWNSSGYGPPFVKLGNLVRYTYEDVELWLARQLELSRG, from the coding sequence TTGAAGTCTGGCAGCGCTGCCAAGCCGCTGGCCTGGCTCGGCAACAGCAGTCGTGAGCAGGGACTCAACCCCACCCTCACCGGCCGGCCCTCGGATCCCCTGCCGGTGGGCAGCTGGCTGTTCATCCCCAAGCGCCGCGCCGCTGCCAATGCCGACACAAGCACCACCACACTCCCCTCGGGCTTCTACACGCCGGAAACCCTGGCGGCCTATCTGGGCGTCTCCACCTCGACGATCTACAGCTGGAACTCCAGCGGCTACGGGCCGCCCTTCGTGAAACTGGGCAACCTGGTCCGCTACACCTACGAGGACGTGGAGCTGTGGCTGGCCAGGCAGCTGGAGCTCTCGCGGGGGTGA
- a CDS encoding IS66 family transposase, with amino-acid sequence MTTPPAGISEADWASTPVGVRAGFLEVLAQLQRQQQENDQLRAQLTDLATELASLRERIGRNSRNSSKPPSSDGTGFKPPTRCKGTGRKRGGQQGHPGAGPELLPIARVDEVLEHHPDACRRCGTLLQGEDAEPLRHQVIEIPPISPVVIEHRLHRLVCPCCSTSTCAELPADVEPSRYGPRLSGLVGLLGSAFPLSFGRTQALLDQLLGVEISRGAIATIRARLSAALQQAVEEALEVARQQPVAYVDETGAPTGNADGCNPAGRRGWQWVMVTPLVTVFLQGLSRSSAAAMELLGHTFAGIVVSDRFSAYNHLPVEQRQLCWAHLIRDLAAIAERQGASREIGAQMLALQQHLFAHWHQWKSGAIDRPQLLHRCHPLRLAFEATLQRVVDLGCERGEQTPWAQTVRTCRQLLQRKQALWTFLQTPGIEPTNNAAERALRQSVIHRKISHGVQSSGGAICRSRLLTVTATLRQQGRDVWQFLEQAWIAHRLGGVMPSLVPDR; translated from the coding sequence ATGACCACCCCTCCGGCCGGGATTTCAGAAGCGGACTGGGCTTCCACTCCGGTGGGCGTGAGGGCTGGCTTCCTTGAGGTTCTTGCACAGCTCCAGAGACAACAGCAGGAGAACGACCAGCTCCGAGCGCAGCTCACCGACCTGGCGACGGAACTGGCCAGCCTGCGCGAGCGGATCGGCCGCAACTCCCGCAACTCCTCCAAGCCGCCCTCCAGTGACGGCACGGGTTTTAAGCCGCCCACCCGCTGCAAAGGCACTGGTCGCAAGCGGGGTGGTCAGCAGGGGCACCCGGGAGCAGGGCCGGAGCTGCTGCCGATCGCGCGTGTGGATGAGGTGCTCGAGCACCACCCGGACGCCTGCCGCCGCTGCGGCACCCTGCTACAGGGGGAGGATGCGGAGCCGCTGCGCCATCAGGTGATCGAGATTCCACCGATCAGCCCGGTGGTGATCGAACACCGTCTGCACCGTCTGGTCTGCCCCTGCTGCTCCACCAGCACCTGCGCCGAGCTGCCGGCGGATGTGGAGCCCAGCCGCTACGGCCCACGCCTGAGCGGCCTGGTGGGACTGCTGGGCAGCGCCTTTCCCCTGAGTTTCGGCCGAACCCAGGCGCTGCTGGATCAGCTGCTGGGTGTGGAAATCAGCCGCGGCGCTATCGCCACCATCCGGGCACGTCTGAGCGCAGCCCTGCAGCAGGCGGTGGAGGAAGCCCTGGAGGTGGCCCGGCAGCAGCCGGTGGCCTACGTGGATGAAACCGGCGCCCCCACCGGCAACGCCGACGGTTGTAATCCTGCTGGCAGGCGCGGCTGGCAGTGGGTCATGGTCACACCACTGGTTACGGTGTTCCTGCAGGGCCTGAGCCGCTCAAGTGCAGCGGCAATGGAGCTTCTGGGCCATACCTTTGCAGGGATCGTGGTGAGTGATCGCTTCTCGGCCTACAACCACCTGCCCGTGGAGCAGCGGCAGCTGTGCTGGGCCCACCTGATCCGGGATCTGGCGGCCATCGCTGAACGCCAGGGCGCCAGCAGGGAGATCGGAGCCCAGATGCTGGCTCTGCAGCAGCATCTGTTCGCTCACTGGCACCAGTGGAAGAGCGGAGCGATCGACCGGCCCCAGCTCCTGCATCGATGCCACCCCCTCCGCTTGGCGTTCGAGGCCACGCTGCAGCGGGTGGTGGATCTGGGCTGTGAGCGGGGCGAGCAAACGCCCTGGGCCCAGACGGTGCGAACCTGTCGCCAGTTGCTGCAGCGCAAGCAGGCGCTCTGGACTTTTCTGCAAACGCCAGGGATCGAGCCCACCAACAACGCTGCCGAGCGGGCACTGCGGCAATCGGTGATTCACCGCAAGATCAGCCATGGCGTCCAGTCCTCCGGCGGCGCCATCTGCCGCAGCCGGTTGCTCACCGTCACCGCCACCCTGCGGCAGCAGGGCCGCGATGTCTGGCAATTCCTGGAGCAGGCCTGGATTGCCCATCGCCTCGGCGGCGTGATGCCATCGCTGGTGCCGGATCGCTGA
- a CDS encoding high light inducible protein, whose amino-acid sequence MTNTSANDQWFQHRAEQLIHMEQLKRVERFNGRAAMLGIVIGILTEAITGSGIAHQIGLGALVDGYAACRTQFLPFCF is encoded by the coding sequence ATGACCAATACCTCCGCCAACGACCAGTGGTTCCAGCACCGCGCCGAGCAGCTCATCCACATGGAGCAGCTCAAGCGGGTTGAGCGGTTCAACGGTCGTGCCGCCATGCTCGGCATCGTGATCGGCATCCTCACCGAGGCGATCACCGGCTCCGGCATCGCCCATCAGATCGGCCTTGGTGCCCTGGTGGACGGCTATGCCGCGTGCCGCACCCAGTTCCTGCCCTTCTGCTTCTGA
- a CDS encoding IS5 family transposase: MYRKHHNRQLSIEAFHLPFGGTLDPDNRWVIFSSLMPWEELEETYAPQFSPTTGAPAKSVRLAFGALFIKQRLGLSDEETVEQIRENAYMQYFLGFAGYTSKSPFDPSMMVHFRKRFSEDDLKRINELIAERGKAMVIEAVSSRQDDDHPDDPSVDAGTQISIDDFVKPADWPEDKNWGTLTIDASCTPADITYPTDLKLLNEARESTERIIDDLRSQHPDLRKHKPRYDRGRARAAFLNVAKQKKPRRRKTKAAIRRQLDYLQRNLDVIDALIASGASLSGLKTHWWQKLLVISELHRQQTILLYSKTRSMPDRIVNLIQRHVRPIARGKARAAFEFGAKISVSVRNGFAFLHRISWDPYNESEDLISQAKKYKREHGCYPERICADRIYINTKNRNFCTRNNIRLSGKRLGRPPKDPGVNAVHKQQLSADQRKRNEVEGVFGSGKRKYSLQLIMARLPQGAETTISMAFLVMCAEKILRLLRLFFVAIYSWFLCVTTSWLALGGAKKHLPV, encoded by the coding sequence ATGTACCGGAAACACCATAACAGGCAGCTTTCAATCGAGGCGTTCCATCTCCCTTTTGGCGGAACATTGGACCCGGACAACCGCTGGGTGATCTTCTCCTCTCTGATGCCATGGGAAGAGCTGGAAGAAACGTATGCCCCTCAGTTCAGCCCCACGACTGGTGCCCCCGCGAAGTCTGTGAGATTGGCATTTGGTGCGCTGTTCATTAAGCAGCGCCTTGGCTTGAGCGATGAGGAAACCGTCGAGCAGATCCGAGAAAATGCATACATGCAGTATTTTTTGGGTTTTGCCGGCTACACCAGTAAATCACCATTCGACCCGTCGATGATGGTGCATTTCCGCAAGCGTTTCTCAGAGGATGACCTCAAGCGGATCAACGAACTGATTGCAGAACGCGGTAAGGCCATGGTGATCGAGGCTGTGTCGTCACGGCAAGATGACGACCACCCCGACGATCCAAGTGTTGATGCTGGAACCCAGATCTCCATTGACGATTTCGTGAAGCCAGCAGATTGGCCCGAGGACAAGAACTGGGGAACATTGACCATCGATGCCTCTTGCACGCCAGCCGACATCACCTATCCCACTGATCTGAAGCTACTCAATGAGGCGAGGGAGTCAACCGAACGAATCATTGATGATCTGCGCAGTCAGCACCCAGATCTGCGTAAGCATAAGCCTCGATATGATCGAGGCAGGGCGCGTGCTGCTTTCCTCAATGTCGCCAAGCAGAAAAAGCCACGTCGTCGCAAAACAAAAGCCGCAATACGCCGCCAGCTCGACTACCTGCAGCGCAATCTTGATGTCATCGATGCCCTGATCGCCTCTGGCGCAAGCCTTTCGGGTCTCAAGACGCATTGGTGGCAGAAGCTTCTCGTGATCAGTGAGCTGCACCGACAGCAGACGATCTTGCTGTACTCCAAGACACGCAGCATGCCCGACCGCATCGTCAACTTGATTCAGCGACATGTTCGCCCCATTGCTCGTGGCAAAGCAAGAGCCGCTTTTGAGTTTGGTGCCAAAATTAGTGTTTCCGTGCGCAATGGCTTTGCCTTCCTTCACAGGATCAGCTGGGATCCGTACAATGAGTCCGAAGACTTGATTTCACAAGCCAAGAAGTACAAGCGAGAGCATGGCTGCTACCCTGAGCGCATCTGCGCCGATCGCATCTACATCAACACTAAGAATCGAAACTTCTGTACGAGGAACAATATCCGACTATCTGGCAAACGACTTGGGAGGCCACCGAAGGATCCAGGAGTCAACGCTGTGCACAAGCAGCAGCTCAGCGCTGACCAGCGCAAGCGAAACGAGGTTGAGGGTGTCTTTGGTTCAGGGAAGCGCAAGTATTCACTTCAGTTGATCATGGCTCGCCTGCCTCAGGGTGCAGAAACGACGATCTCGATGGCATTCCTGGTGATGTGTGCCGAGAAGATCCTGAGGCTCCTCCGCCTCTTTTTTGTCGCGATTTATTCCTGGTTTTTGTGCGTTACAACGTCTTGGCTGGCTCTTGGTGGCGCCAAGAAGCATTTGCCAGTTTGA
- a CDS encoding IS66 family transposase: MTSLSLFQEALQGEDAEPLRHQVIEIPPISPVVIEHRLHRLVCPCCSTSTCAELPADVEPSRYGPRLSGLVGLLGSAFPLSFGRTQALLDQLLGVEISRGAIATIRARLSAALQQAVEEALEVARQQPVAYVDETGAPTGNADGCNPAGRRGWQWVMVTPLVTVFLQGLSRSSAAAMELLGHTFAGIVVSDRFSAYNHLPVEQRQLCWAHLIRDLAAIAERQGASREIGAQMLALQQHLFAHWHQWKSGAIDRPQLLHRCHPLRLAFEATLQRVVDLGCERGEQTPWAQTVRTCRQLLQRKQALWTFLETPGIELIRVNPLGRFATTKLAGESP; encoded by the coding sequence TTGACCTCCCTCTCACTTTTTCAGGAAGCCCTACAGGGGGAGGATGCGGAGCCGCTGCGCCATCAGGTGATCGAGATTCCACCGATCAGCCCGGTGGTGATCGAACACCGTCTGCACCGTCTGGTCTGCCCCTGCTGCTCCACCAGCACCTGCGCCGAGCTGCCGGCGGATGTGGAGCCCAGCCGCTACGGCCCACGCCTGAGCGGCCTGGTGGGACTGCTGGGCAGCGCCTTTCCCCTGAGTTTCGGCCGAACCCAGGCGCTGCTGGATCAGCTGCTGGGTGTGGAAATCAGCCGCGGCGCTATCGCCACCATCCGGGCACGTCTGAGCGCAGCCCTGCAGCAGGCGGTGGAGGAAGCCCTGGAGGTGGCCCGGCAGCAGCCGGTGGCCTACGTGGATGAAACCGGCGCCCCCACCGGCAACGCCGACGGTTGTAATCCTGCTGGCAGGCGCGGCTGGCAGTGGGTCATGGTCACACCACTGGTTACGGTGTTCCTGCAGGGCCTGAGCCGCTCAAGTGCAGCGGCAATGGAGCTTCTGGGCCATACCTTTGCAGGGATCGTGGTGAGTGATCGCTTCTCGGCCTACAACCACCTGCCCGTGGAGCAGCGGCAGCTGTGCTGGGCCCACCTGATCCGGGATCTGGCGGCCATCGCTGAACGCCAGGGCGCCAGCAGGGAGATCGGAGCCCAGATGCTGGCTCTGCAGCAGCATCTGTTCGCTCACTGGCACCAGTGGAAGAGCGGAGCGATCGACCGGCCCCAGCTCCTGCATCGATGCCACCCCCTCCGCTTGGCGTTCGAGGCCACGCTGCAGCGGGTGGTGGATCTGGGCTGTGAGCGGGGCGAGCAGACGCCCTGGGCCCAGACGGTGCGAACCTGTCGCCAGTTGCTGCAGCGCAAGCAGGCGCTCTGGACTTTTCTGGAAACGCCAGGGATCGAGCTGATCCGCGTCAACCCCCTTGGCCGTTTCGCGACAACCAAGTTGGCCGGTGAGAGTCCCTGA
- a CDS encoding type II toxin-antitoxin system HicA family toxin, whose translation MKIPRDLNGVDLAKRLAAYGYVVTRKSGSHMRLSRQGGDQQQHLTIPAHKPLRVGTLRQILKDVASQCGLGLEEVVEAIGG comes from the coding sequence GTGAAGATCCCTCGCGACCTCAATGGCGTGGACCTGGCCAAGCGGCTGGCGGCCTACGGGTATGTGGTCACCCGGAAGAGCGGCAGTCACATGCGCCTCAGCCGCCAGGGCGGGGATCAGCAGCAGCACCTCACCATCCCGGCCCACAAGCCCCTGCGGGTCGGCACGTTGCGGCAGATCCTCAAGGACGTGGCCAGTCAGTGCGGCCTCGGCCTGGAAGAGGTGGTTGAAGCCATCGGCGGCTGA
- a CDS encoding chlorophyll a/b-binding protein, translated as MTDPAPRFGFVAFAETWNGRLAMLGFVIGLATELLTGQSILQQIGLG; from the coding sequence ATGACCGATCCCGCTCCCCGCTTTGGCTTCGTCGCCTTCGCTGAAACCTGGAATGGCCGTCTGGCCATGCTCGGCTTCGTGATTGGCCTCGCCACCGAGCTGCTCACCGGGCAGAGCATCCTCCAGCAGATCGGCCTCGGTTGA